The Polyodon spathula isolate WHYD16114869_AA chromosome 3, ASM1765450v1, whole genome shotgun sequence genome has a segment encoding these proteins:
- the tomm7 gene encoding mitochondrial import receptor subunit TOM7 homolog, with the protein MPKLSKETKQRLQQVFQCGQFAIRWGFIPTILYLGFKRGADPGMPEPTVLSLLWG; encoded by the exons ATGCCGAAACTCAGCAAGGAGACCAAGCAGCGATTGCAGCAAGTTTTCCAATGTGGACAGTTCGCCATACGCTGGGGCTTCATTCCTACTATTCTGTACCTTG GCTTTAAGAGAGGTGCTGATCCTGGGATGCCAGAGCCTACAGTTTTAAG tttgcttTGGGGTTGA